A genomic region of Arachis hypogaea cultivar Tifrunner chromosome 5, arahy.Tifrunner.gnm2.J5K5, whole genome shotgun sequence contains the following coding sequences:
- the LOC112802040 gene encoding asparagine--tRNA ligase, cytoplasmic 1, producing the protein MAEATAEQLAATTINDDGIVPKAEFSDRVPINSIISRADGGSGLAGKKARVGGWVKTGRKADKDAFAFLELNDGSCPGNLQVIVEAGLVAGELSQVVPTGTCVVLDGELKLPPEGAKQKVELRAEKVVHVGPVDPAKYPLPKMRLTLEFLRDFVHLRSRTNTISAVARIRNALAYATHTFFNKHGFLYVHTPIITTSDCEGAGEMFQVTTLLSEAERLEKELIHNPPPTEAEVEAARVVVKEKGEIVSQLKSAKASKKEIGAAVDELKKSKDTLSKLEERSKLKPGIPKKDDGNVDYAKDFFARQAFLTVSGQLQVESYACALSSVYTFGPTFRAENSHTSRHLAEFWMVEPELAFAELKDDMNCAEAYVKFLCQWLLDNCLEDMKFMADKFDKGCIDRLKMVASTPFVRVSYTEAVEILEEAVKNGKKFDNEVKWGIDLASEHERYLTEVKFQKPVIVYNYPKDIKAFYMRLNDDSKTVAAMDVLVPKVGELIGGSQREERYDVIVQRIKEMGLPLEPYEWYLDLRRYGTVKHSGFGLGFERMILFATGLENIRDVIPFPRYPGRADL; encoded by the exons ATGGCGGAAGCTACGGCGGAGCAATTGGCCGCGACGACCATAAACGACGACGGGATCGTTCCGAAAGCGGAGTTCTCGGATAGGGTTCCGATCAATTCCATAATCTCGCGGGCCGATGGTGGGTCGGGCCTAGCGGGCAAGAAGGCCCGCGTGGGCGGGTGGGTAAAGACGGGTAGGAAAGCCGACAAGGACGCATTCGCTTTCTTGGAGCTCAACGACGGATCATGCCCCGGGAACCTGCAGGTGATCGTGGAGGCGGGGCTTGTCGCCGGCGAGCTGTCTCAGGTGGTACCGACGGGGACCTGCGTGGTGCTTGACGGCGAGCTTAAGTTGCCGCCGGAAGGGGCGAAGCAGAAGGTGGAGCTAAGGGCGGAGAAGGTTGTTCATGTGGGACCCGTCGACCCTGCCAAGTACCCTCTTCCGAAAATGAGGCTCACACTTGAATTCTTAAGGGACTTCGTTCACCTTCGCTCTAGAACCAACACG ATATCTGCTGTTGCTCGAATTAGAAATGCTCTTGCTTATGCCACACACACTTTTTTCAATAAGCACGGGTTTCTATATGTGCACACACCAATAATCACGACTAGTGATTGTGAGGGCGCTGGTGAAATGTTTCAAGTAACAACTTTGCTCAGTGAAGCCGAGAGACTGGAGAAGGAACTAATACATAATCCTCCTCCAACAGAAGCCGAGGTGGAAGCTGCTAGAGTTGTTGTTAAGGAGAAAGGGGAAATTGTTTCCCAATTGAAATCTGCCAAAGCAAGTAAGAAGGAAATTGGCGCTGCTGTGGATGAGCTTAAAAAATCAAAGGATACTCTATCGAAGCTGGAGGAGAGATCCAAACTTAAACCCGGTATTCctaagaaggatgatggaaacGTGGACTATGCCAAAGATTTCTTTGCTCGTCAAGCGTTCTTGACTGTTTCAGGCCAACTTCAAGTTGAGTCATATGCTTGTGCTCTAAGTAGTGTATACACCTTTGGGCCAACATTTCGTGCAGAGAATTCTCACACTTCTAGACATTTAGCAGAATTTTGGATGGTAGAACCAGAACTTGCTTTTGCAGAGTTGAAG GATGACATGAACTGTGCCGAGGCATACGTGAAATTTTTGTGTCAGTGGTTACTTGACAATTGCCTAGAAGATATGAAGTTCATGGCTGATAAGTTTGATAAAGGTTGCATTGATCGTTTGAAAATGGTTGCTTCTACCCCATTTGTTCGTGTTTCATATACAGAAGCTGTGGAAATACTGGAGGAGGCTGTGAAGAATGGTAAGAAGTTTGATAATGAAGTGAAATGGGGAATTGACTTGGCATCTGAGCATGAAag ATACCTTACAGAGGTAAAGTTTCAGAAACCTGTAATTGTGTATAACTATCCAAAAGATATCAAAGCATTCTACATGCGACTAAATGACGACTCAAAGACAGTTGCCGCCATGGATGTACTTGTACCAAAG GTTGGTGAATTGATCGGTGGAAGCCAAAGAGAAGAGCGATATGATGTGATCGTTCAAAG GATAAAGGAGATGGGGCTTCCTCTTGAGCCATATGAATGGTACCTTGATCTGAGGCGGTATGGAACCGTGAAACACTCTGGATTCGGTCTTGGCTTTGAAAGGATGATTCTTTTTGCAACTGGCCTTGAAAATATTAGAGATGTGATTCCCTTCCCTCGTTATCCTGGTAGGGCAGATCTATGA
- the LOC112802042 gene encoding large ribosomal subunit protein eL31 produces MVEKAKGRKEEVVTREYTINLHKRLHGCTFKKKAPNAIKEIRKFAQKAMGTNDVRVDVKLNKFVWSQGIRSVPRRIRVRIARKRNDDEDAKEELYSLVTVVEIPKEEIKGLGTKVIEDED; encoded by the exons ATGGTGGAGAAGGCGAAGGGTAGGAAGGAGGAGGTGGTTACCAGAGAATACACCATCAATCTCCATAAGCGCCTGCATGGCTG CACATTCAAGAAGAAGGCTCCCAATGCCATTAAGGAGATAAGGAAGTTTGCCCAAAAAGCCATGGGGACCAATGACGTGAGAGTAGATGTGAAGCTGAACAAATTTGTCTGGAGCCAGGGTATCCGAAGTGTCCCAAGGAGGATTAGGGTACGCATTGCTCGCAAGAGGAACGATGATGAAGATGCAAAGGAAGAGCTGTACTCACTGGTCACTGTTGTTGAAATCCCCAAGGAAGAGATCAAGGGGTTGGGCACCAAGGTCATTGAAGATGAGGATTGA
- the LOC112802036 gene encoding deoxyhypusine synthase isoform X1 produces MGEAKEDNVVLSSVHSTVFKESENLEGKCTKIEGYDFNQGVNYHQLLKSMVTTGFQASNLGDAIQVINQMLDWRLADEPVVDDCSEEERDLGYRRSVTCKVFLGFTSNLISSGVRDTVRFLVQHHMVDVIVTTTGGIEEDLIKCLAPTYKGDFSLDGAYLRSKGLNRIGNLLVPNDNYCKFEDWIIPIFDQMLTEQNNENVIWTPSKLIARLGKEIKNESSYLYWAYKNNIPVFCPGLTDGSLGDMLYFHSFRNPGLIVDIVQDIRAMNGEAVHASPRKTGMIILGGGLPKHHICNANMMRNGADYAVFINTAQEFDGSDSGARPDEAVSWGKIRGSAKTVKVHCDATIAFPLLVAETFAPRVKPCNQ; encoded by the exons ATGGGTGAGGCAAAGGAAGATAATGTTGTTCTATCTTCAGTTCACTCCACAGTCTTCAAAGAATCCGAAAATCTAGAAGGAAAATGCACCAAAATTGAAGGCTATGACTTCAACCAAGGCGTCAATTACCATCAGCTTCTCAAGTCCATGGTCACCACTGGCTTTCAAGCTTCAAACCTAGGAGACGCAATCCAAGTCATTAATCAAATg CTAGATTGGAGGCTCGCTGATGAACCTGTAGTCGATGATTGCAGTGAGGAAGAGAGGGATTTGGGTTACCGAAGGTCTGTTACTTGCAAGGTGTTTCTGGGATTCACTTCTAATCTCATCTCCTCTGGTGTTAGAGACACTGTTCGGTTTCTCGTTCAACATCACATG GTTGATGTAATTGTGACAACTACTGGTGGCATCGAGGAAGATCTTATAAAGTGCCTTGCACCAACATACAAAGGAGATTTCTCTCTGGATGGAGCCTATCTGCGCTCAAAGGGATTGAATCGTATTGGTAATTTGTTGGTCCCTAATGACAATTATTGCAAATTTGAGGACTGGATTATTCCCATTTTTGATCAGATGTTGACAGAACAAAATAATGAG AATGTGATATGGACACCATCCAAGTTGATTGCTCGATTGGGTAAAGAAATAAAGAATGAAAGCTCTTACCTTTATTGGGCATACAAG AACAATATTCCAGTATTTTGTCCGGGCTTAACCGATGGCTCATTGGGGGACATGCTGTACTTCCATTCGTTCCGCAACCCGGGTCTGATTGTAGACATAGTGCAAG ATATAAGGGCCATGAATGGAGAAGCTGTACATGCGAGTCCTAGGAAGACCGGCATGATTATTTTAGGAGGTGGTCTTCCAAAGCATCACATCTGCAATGCCAATATGATGCGTAATGGTGCAGACTACGCTGTTTTTATTAATACCGCACAAGAATTTGATGGTAGTGATTCGGGAGCTCGTCCAGATGAAGCTGTTTCCTGGGGAAAAATACGAGGATCTGCAAAAACTGTTAAG GTCCATTGTGATGCAACCATCGCCTTCCCTTTGCTTGTTGCCGAAACATTTGCCCCAAGAGTGAAACCTTGCAATCAATAG
- the LOC112802043 gene encoding meiotic nuclear division protein 1 homolog, whose amino-acid sequence MSKKRGLSLEEKREKMLEIFYESQDFFLLKELEKMGPKKGVITQSVKDVVQSLVDDDLVSKDKIGTSVYFWSLPSCAGNQLRNVRNKLDSDLQSSKKRHAELVDQCEALKKGREESDERAEALADLKAIELKHNELKDELAQYRDNDPAAFEAMKEAIEVAHASANRWTDNIFTLRQWCSNNFPQAKEQLENMYREVGITDDFDYLELAPLPLKEVAD is encoded by the exons ATG TCGAAGAAAAGGGGTCTTTCATTGGAAGAGAAGCGTGAGAAGATGCTTGAAATCTTCTATGAGTCTCAAGACTTCTTCCTG CTTAAGGAGCTGGAGAAGATGGGTCCTAAGAAAGGTGTTATCACTCAGTCTGTGAAAGATGTTGTTCAAAGTTTAGTGGATGATGATCTTGTTTCCAAAGATAAGATAGGAACTTCT GTATATTTCTGGAGTCTTCCTAGCTGTGCTGGAAATCAG CTTAGGAATGTGCGTAACAAACTCGACTCTGATCTACAAAGCAGTAAGAAGCGGCATGCTGAACTTGTTGACCAATGCGAGGCACTAAAGAAGGGGCGAGAGGAATCC GATGAACGAGCGGAGGCCCTAGCAGATCTCAAAGCCATTGAGCTGAAGCATAATGAGTTGAAG GATGAGTTGGCACAGTACAGAGATAATGATCCAGCTGCTTTTGAAGCAATGA AGGAAGCAATTGAAGTTGCTCATGCATCAGCCAACAGATGGACAG ATAACATTTTCACCCTGAGACAATGGTGTTCAAACAACTTCCCACAGGCTAAAGAGCAACTTGAAAACATGTACAGGGAG GTTGGTATAACAGACGATTTTGACTATTTGGAGTTAGCTCCTCTTCCACTCAAAGAAGTTGCTGATTAA
- the LOC112802036 gene encoding deoxyhypusine synthase isoform X2, producing the protein MVDVIVTTTGGIEEDLIKCLAPTYKGDFSLDGAYLRSKGLNRIGNLLVPNDNYCKFEDWIIPIFDQMLTEQNNENVIWTPSKLIARLGKEIKNESSYLYWAYKNNIPVFCPGLTDGSLGDMLYFHSFRNPGLIVDIVQDIRAMNGEAVHASPRKTGMIILGGGLPKHHICNANMMRNGADYAVFINTAQEFDGSDSGARPDEAVSWGKIRGSAKTVKVHCDATIAFPLLVAETFAPRVKPCNQ; encoded by the exons ATG GTTGATGTAATTGTGACAACTACTGGTGGCATCGAGGAAGATCTTATAAAGTGCCTTGCACCAACATACAAAGGAGATTTCTCTCTGGATGGAGCCTATCTGCGCTCAAAGGGATTGAATCGTATTGGTAATTTGTTGGTCCCTAATGACAATTATTGCAAATTTGAGGACTGGATTATTCCCATTTTTGATCAGATGTTGACAGAACAAAATAATGAG AATGTGATATGGACACCATCCAAGTTGATTGCTCGATTGGGTAAAGAAATAAAGAATGAAAGCTCTTACCTTTATTGGGCATACAAG AACAATATTCCAGTATTTTGTCCGGGCTTAACCGATGGCTCATTGGGGGACATGCTGTACTTCCATTCGTTCCGCAACCCGGGTCTGATTGTAGACATAGTGCAAG ATATAAGGGCCATGAATGGAGAAGCTGTACATGCGAGTCCTAGGAAGACCGGCATGATTATTTTAGGAGGTGGTCTTCCAAAGCATCACATCTGCAATGCCAATATGATGCGTAATGGTGCAGACTACGCTGTTTTTATTAATACCGCACAAGAATTTGATGGTAGTGATTCGGGAGCTCGTCCAGATGAAGCTGTTTCCTGGGGAAAAATACGAGGATCTGCAAAAACTGTTAAG GTCCATTGTGATGCAACCATCGCCTTCCCTTTGCTTGTTGCCGAAACATTTGCCCCAAGAGTGAAACCTTGCAATCAATAG
- the LOC112802041 gene encoding vacuolar protein sorting-associated protein 32 homolog 2: MSMFGRMFGKPKQETNALTTLDKLNETLEMLEKKEKVLLKKVSAEVEKAKEFTRAKNKRAAIQCLKRKRLYEQQIEQLGNFQLRIHDQMIMLEGAKATTETVDALRSGASAMKAMQKATNIDDVDKTMDEINEQTENMKQIQEALSAPIGAAADFDEDELEAELEELEGAELEEQLLQPATTAPAAPVQVPAGRQPTRPVPAKRTQEEDELAALQAEMAL; the protein is encoded by the exons ATGTCTATGTTTGGGCGCATGTTTGGTAAACCTAAACAGGAAACCAATGCTTTAACCACTTTGGATAAGTTAAACGAG ACGCTTGAAATGCTGGAGAAAAAGGAGAAAGTTCTCCTTAAGAAGGTTTCAGCTGAAGTTGAAAAGGCGAAAGAATTCACAAGGGCGAAGAACAAAAGGG CGGCAATACAATGTTTGAAGAGGAAAAGGCTATATGAGCAACAGATAGAGCAACTTGGGAATTTCCAGTTGCGCATTCATGATCAG ATGATAATGTTGGAAGGTGCCAAAGCCACCACAGAAACAGTAGATGCATTAAGATCTGGAGCATCGGCTATGAAGGCTATGCAGAAAGCAAC GAATATTGATGATGTTGACAAGACCATGGATGAGATCAATGAGCAAACCGAAAACATGAAGCAGATTCAGGAAGCACTGTCTGCTCCAATTGGTGCAGCAGCTGATTTCGATGAG GATGAATTGGAAGCTGAGCTTGAAGAACTGGAGGGTGCTGAATTGGAAGAACAGCTTCTTCAACCAGCAACTACAGCTCCTGCTGCCCCGGTGCAAGTCCCAGCCGGCCGGCAACCTACTCGGCCCGTCCCTGCAAAACGAACTCAAGAAGAAGACGAATTGGCAGCTTTGCAGGCTGAGATGGCACTTTGA
- the LOC112802038 gene encoding pentatricopeptide repeat-containing protein At3g14330, translating into MMVMFPAISLSTNITVKTNITVSATPTPRTTTTQKLHKTTPPLDSTLKSLCKLGKLEEALSVIESSKRKPNDEDIEVFSLFLHACISTKSLEHAQKLRSHILRSKPSLLQNPTLKSKLITLFSVCGQLDEARRVFNDQTSGEATPSEPVWVAMAIGYSRNGFSTEVLLLYSNMLLHSVKPGNFAFSAALKACVDTSDAFLGRAIHAQIVKHDEEADQVVNNALLKFYVECGGCFNEALKVFEVMPQRNVVSWNTLIAGFAGQGRVFEMLDAFRVMQGEAMGFSWVTLTTVLPVCGQVTALHSGKEIHGQILKSKKRGDVPLLNSLMDMYAKCGTIGYCRKVFDRMQNKDLTSWNTMLSGYSINGQIDEAMALFDEMISNNIRPDGITFVALLSGCSHSGLTSEGNRLFHVMQNYGVKPSLEHYACLVDMLGRSGKIHEGLAVAESLPMKPSGSIWGSLLNSCRLYGNVSLAETVAERLFEIEPNNSGNYVMLSNIYANAGMWEEVKRVREMMAMRGIKKDAGCSWIQIKHRIHTFVAGGSTDFRNSAEFCRVWSELSNATKKVGYVPDTEVVLHDINEEMKTMWVCGHSERLAAVYALINTGEGMPVRITKNLRVCVDCHSWMKAVSRVTRRLIVLRDTNRFHHFENGTCSCKDYW; encoded by the coding sequence ATGATGGTCATGTTCCCCGCCATTTCTCTCTCAACGAACATAACTGTCAAAACCAACATAACAGTTTCCGCCACACCAACACCAAGAACCACAACAACTCAGAAATTACACAAAACAACACCACCTCTTGATTCAACCCTGAAATCCCTTTGCAAATTGGGAAAATTGGAGGAGGCCCTTAGCGTTATAGAATCCTCAAAGCGCAAACCCAATGATGAAGACATTGAagttttctctctcttcctccatGCCTGCATCTCCACAAAGTCATTGGAACATGCCCAAAAGCTCCGTTCCCACATTCTTCGCTCAAAACCGAGCCTTTTGCAGAACCCCACCCTGAAGAGCAAGCTCATCACACTCTTCTCCGTCTGCGGCCAACTCGACGAGGCTCGCCGTGTCTTCAATGACCAAACCAGCGGTGAAGCCACTCCCTCGGAGCCAGTGTGGGTAGCCATGGCAATTGGGTACTCTAGAAACGGATTTTCTACTGAAGTTCTGCTTCTGTATAGTAATATGTTGTTGCATTCTGTGAAGCCCGGAAATTTCGCGTTTTCGGCGGCTCTAAAGGCCTGTGTGGATACCTCTGATGCTTTCTTGGGTAGAGCAATCCATGCCCAGATTGTGAAGCATGATGAGGAAGCTGATCAAGTTGTGAACAATGCACTGTTGAAGTTCTATGTGGAGTGTGGAGGGTGCTTCAATGAGGCACTGAAGGTGTTTGAGGTAATGCCTCAACGAAATGTTGTGTCTTGGAACACGCTGATTGCGGGTTTCGCTGGTCAAGGGAGAGTGTTTGAGATGCTCGATGCTTTTCGAGTTATGCAGGGAGAGGCGATGGGGTTCAGTTGGGTCACCCTTACAACGGTTCTTCCGGTTTGTGGTCAAGTTACTGCACTTCACAGTGGGAAGGAGATACATGGGCAAATTCTGAAGTCTAAGAAGAGAGGTGATGTTCCTTTACTTAACTCTCTTATGGACATGTATGCCAAATGTGGAACAATTGGTTATTGTAGAAAAGTGTTTGACCGAATGCAGAACAAAGACTTAACATCATGGAATACAATGCTTTCCGGGTATTCAATCAATGGGCAAATAGATGAGGCAATGGCTTTGTTTGATGAAATGATAAGTAATAACATTAGGCCAGATGGTATCACCTTTGTTGCCTTGTTATCTGGTTGTAGCCATTCAGGACTTACAAGTGAGGGGAACAGGTTGTTTCATGTGATGCAAAATTATGGGGTGAAACCATCTCTAGAACACTATGCTTGTTTGGTAGATATGTTAGGTAGGTCAGGGAAAATCCACGAGGGGTTAGCAGTGGCAGAAAGCCTTCCAATGAAGCCTAGCGGAAGCATATGGGGATCGTTGCTTAACTCGTGTCGGCTCTATGGTAACGTTTCTCTCGCAGAAACTGTGGCCGAGCGGTTGTTTGAGATTGAACCTAACAATTCCGGAAACTATGTGATGTTGTCCAACATATATGCAAACGCAGGGATGTGGGAGGAGGTGAAGAGAGTTAGAGAAATGATGGCAATGAGGGGAATCAAGAAAGATGCCGGATGTAGTTGGATACAAATAAAGCATAGAATTCATACATTTGTCGCAGGAGGGAGCACCGATTTTCGCAATTCAGCTGAGTTTTGCAGAGTTTGGAGTGAGTTGTCAAATGCTACAAAGAAAGTGGGATATGTCCCTGACACAGAAGTTGTTCTTCATGATATTAATGAAGAGATGAAGACAATGTGGGTTTGTGGACACAGTGAAAGGCTTGCAGCAGTGTATGCACTCATCAACACTGGTGAGGGAATGCCAGTTAGGATTACTAAGAACCTCAGAGTTTGTGTGGATTGTCACTCATGGATGAAGGCAGTTTCAAGAGTTACAAGGAGATTGATTGTATTGAGAGATACAAATAGGTTTCACCATTTTGAAAATGGTACTTGTTCTTGTAAGGACTACTGGTGA